In Gossypium hirsutum isolate 1008001.06 chromosome D06, Gossypium_hirsutum_v2.1, whole genome shotgun sequence, one genomic interval encodes:
- the LOC107901072 gene encoding leucine aminopeptidase isoform X2, with protein MRPQRPLHSLSLPSPPWCPPHFLDFPSTTIYGVAFFILKSPHVSQLSFDIRSLSIHQVISPITLSPLPFSLSSSPDPIKGTQLSISLPDDDVLNSFFIVFSTSPSSSALQWLSPPQTFNKKTPFCLYLMPVSTRLYIFQGPSELMPPDKPRTSAKSWYRVITCSFLAAKQKIIFFFPVDNDWSWEDKAILKHP; from the exons ATGAGACCCCAAAGGCCACTCCACAGCCTCTCACTCCCTTCTCCGCCGTGGTGCCCGCCCCATTTCTTAGACTTCCCTTCCACCACTATCTACGGCGTCGCTTTCTTCATCCTCAAATCCCCTCATGTCAGTCAACTTTCTTTTGATATCCGTTCCCTTTCCATTCACCAAGTCATTTCTCCTATTACCCTTTCCCCTCTCCCTTTCTCTCTTTCCTCTTCACCTGACCCTATCAAAGGAACCCAGCTTTCCATCTCGCTACCAGACGACGACGTTTTGAACTCCTTCTTCATCGTTTTCTCTACTTCTCCTTCATCTTCTGCTCTCCAATGGCTATCCCCGCCTCAAACGTTTAACAaaaaaacacccttttgtttataCCTAATGCCAGT CTCAACTCGTTTGTATATTTTCCAAGGGCCTTCAGAGTTGATGCCACCG GACAAGCCCAGAACTTCTGCTAAATCCT GGTATAGAGTTATAACCTGCAGTTTTCTAGCAGCcaaacagaaaataatatttttttttcctgTGGACAATGATTGGAGTTGGGAAGATAAAGCAATACTCAAACATCCTTGA
- the LOC107901072 gene encoding uncharacterized protein isoform X1, whose product MRPQRPLHSLSLPSPPWCPPHFLDFPSTTIYGVAFFILKSPHVSQLSFDIRSLSIHQVISPITLSPLPFSLSSSPDPIKGTQLSISLPDDDVLNSFFIVFSTSPSSSALQWLSPPQTFNKKTPFCLYLMPVSTRLYIFQGPSELMPPDKPRTSAKSCQNHLPELIDIGYRVITCSFLAAKQKIIFFFPVDNDWSWEDKAILKHP is encoded by the exons ATGAGACCCCAAAGGCCACTCCACAGCCTCTCACTCCCTTCTCCGCCGTGGTGCCCGCCCCATTTCTTAGACTTCCCTTCCACCACTATCTACGGCGTCGCTTTCTTCATCCTCAAATCCCCTCATGTCAGTCAACTTTCTTTTGATATCCGTTCCCTTTCCATTCACCAAGTCATTTCTCCTATTACCCTTTCCCCTCTCCCTTTCTCTCTTTCCTCTTCACCTGACCCTATCAAAGGAACCCAGCTTTCCATCTCGCTACCAGACGACGACGTTTTGAACTCCTTCTTCATCGTTTTCTCTACTTCTCCTTCATCTTCTGCTCTCCAATGGCTATCCCCGCCTCAAACGTTTAACAaaaaaacacccttttgtttataCCTAATGCCAGT CTCAACTCGTTTGTATATTTTCCAAGGGCCTTCAGAGTTGATGCCACCG GACAAGCCCAGAACTTCTGCTAAATCCTGTCAGAACCACCTTCCTGAGTTAATAGACATAG GGTATAGAGTTATAACCTGCAGTTTTCTAGCAGCcaaacagaaaataatatttttttttcctgTGGACAATGATTGGAGTTGGGAAGATAAAGCAATACTCAAACATCCTTGA